Proteins from a genomic interval of Methanobacterium sp.:
- a CDS encoding amino acid-binding protein, translating into MWDRIKHKFEKFPARMGVARKIVELGLRVGENGKIYCGNVEISDVALARGTGVDRRSIRSTVEVIMDDPELASIFGNIFPAGALLKNVASDLRFGVVEIEAQAGTPGILAKATQLISQENISIRQAHAGDPELEENPKLTIITEKPVKGEMIQEFLDIPGVKRVSIY; encoded by the coding sequence ATGTGGGATCGTATTAAACACAAATTTGAGAAATTCCCTGCTAGAATGGGAGTGGCTCGTAAAATAGTGGAGTTAGGGCTTAGAGTGGGTGAAAATGGGAAAATCTACTGTGGAAATGTAGAAATAAGTGATGTTGCCCTTGCCAGGGGAACCGGCGTGGACCGCAGGTCCATTCGCTCCACAGTGGAGGTTATAATGGATGACCCTGAACTGGCTTCAATATTTGGAAACATATTTCCTGCAGGAGCACTATTAAAAAACGTGGCCAGTGATCTAAGGTTTGGAGTGGTGGAAATAGAAGCCCAGGCTGGCACACCAGGGATACTGGCTAAAGCCACTCAGTTAATATCACAGGAAAACATCAGCATCAGACAGGCCCATGCTGGAGATCCTGAACTGGAGGAAAATCCTAAATTAACTATTATCACCGAAAAACCAGTTAAAGGAGAAATGATCCAGGAATTTCTGGACATACCTGGTGTTAAAAGGGTGTCAATTTATTAG